The Silene latifolia isolate original U9 population chromosome Y, ASM4854445v1, whole genome shotgun sequence sequence ACTAAGTTTTTAATTATGTTAGGGGCATGAAGGACTTGTTTGAGGTGTAGGGATCGAGAGGCAGTAGGAATAAGCGAGGTACCGGATCCCGTAACTGGAATACTATGGCCATTACCAACGTAAATGGAACGAATATTACTTGTATTTAACGGAGATGAAATCATACCTGGGTCCACAGTCATATGAGAGGACGCTCCCGTATCCATGTACCATGGGTTATATTGAGACGGATGAACGGATAAAGCCTGAAAAGCTTGGGTCAAGTCCGTTGGTTGAGGGACCTCTATATCAGCAACAAAAGCCTGACCTTGGTGTCGAGGCTGTGACACACAAAAATTGGGCCGAGGAGGGGGCATGGCGTAAGGAGGCCATGGTTGTGCCCAACCCGGGTAAGTGGGGTAAGGGCAGGGGGTGGTGTCCAAGGTGACGGCCAGGCAGTAGGTGGTGGGGTCAACGGTGGTGCCGTTTGTTGGGGTTGATTGACGGATTGATTTTGGTagcgagtattattattattgttgcgaTTATtagaataattattattattattacgacgAGAGTTCCTGGAATTACCAGAATTAGGATGCGGCTGACGTGGGGGACCGTTGGAGGCAGCCTTTGGAGCAGGGTCCGTCCATGGTTCAGCAGCAGGTAGCGCAGGTGTGGCTAGGGCCGTGGCAGATTCCTCAGACCCAGATTTGCGGTGGAGTTCTAGTTCAAGCATGCTCCATGCTGTCTCGAAATTGGGGGAAGTCTGATTAATGTACGATGCAACCGTGTCGTACTCAGAGGTCAAGCCACGAACCAACTGAATTACGAGGCGACGTTCAGTAACGGGGGCATCGACATCCTTGAGCATCCAGACTATCTCGCAAAGGCATTGACAATAGGCCTCAAGCGAGGGCATATTACCCAAACGAAGAGCATTAAACTCAGATTCGAGGGCGGCGGCGCGAGCCCCTTTATTGTTGTTGAAGATGTTTTCAACACGGACCCAAGCTGCACCGGCCGTTGATTCGTCTTCAAGAACACGAGGGAGGAGGTCATTGCTTAGGGTACCGTAAATCCACTGAAGCACGTGCGCGTCGACTTCACACCATGACTCATAAGAGGCATCTGTCTCGGCAGGGGCAGGGGTTCCGTCGATGTGAGACAAAACCTTATACCCGCGGGCGTGGAGTTTAAATAGGCGAACCCACGACGCATACGTTACCTTCGTGCCATCGAGGACACGAACTTTATGCTGGATATTGGTGACGGTAAATACCGGATGGAGACCGGTTTTGGGAGGTGGAGGAGTATCATTCGTCATGATTGTGTGCGTGAGGCGTTTAGGCGTGAGGCACAGGGCATGAATCGGAATAGATCGAAATTCTATTCAACTACTGATACCATGTCAAATATCATAATCCCCTGAATAGGGTTATGGTTTTCTATTGATATATATACTTGTGATTACAAAACTATCTCTACTAGAAATAAGGAGATATACAAGATTATATGCAAGATACTAGGAGCTAACTAAGGAAAGAGTCAACTACAATATTTACAAAATATTTACTTGCTAACAtgttttttcatattttaaatactttaaataatgCATTGTtaattgttgaaattgttagATGCCCTATTCTTTTCGGCTTAATTTCAACTCTCATTCA is a genomic window containing:
- the LOC141632251 gene encoding uncharacterized protein LOC141632251; protein product: MTNDTPPPPKTGLHPVFTVTNIQHKVRVLDGTKVTYASWVRLFKLHARGYKVLSHIDGTPAPAETDASYESWCEVDAHVLQWIYGTLSNDLLPRVLEDESTAGAAWVRVENIFNNNKGARAAALESEFNALRLGNMPSLEAYCQCLCEIVWMLKDVDAPVTERRLVIQLVRGLTSEYDTVASYINQTSPNFETAWSMLELELHRKSGSEESATALATPALPAAEPWTDPAPKAASNGPPRQPHPNSGYSDWENDFAE